In Bythopirellula goksoeyrii, a single window of DNA contains:
- a CDS encoding HlyD family efflux transporter periplasmic adaptor subunit has product MKPIFSFSIVLAVMVALGFGAIKVPGLFGDSRSDSDEAATYVVRRRTLKDRIIERGTMESQKTVYGKCEIPGRNKITFIVPEGSQVKKGDKVAEFETNDTDKEIQKKEVEVNDAKGKHAETIQALEIQLNKNSTDIATAQLEFELAVIDLEKYIKGTFASEEADLERAIKEAQAELEKVRDERNYTELLVKKGYRTPQQLLEKDLNVQRYEFQVERDRRKLEVLREYEKKRQETELKAKAIENELKLARSKKTAEAEQKKAEAAVANAKNSVKIHEQQLDELKELRKKCTLLAEQDGTVAYANERWYDASQRIREGTEMYSGRDVYYLPDMTRMQVKAQVHESVIDRIKVGQHAVIRLDAFTDIKLAGTISSVAGMAASSYSNVQNYETIVQIDELPEGLAIKPGMTAEVDILVGTYEDVLAVPVSAVTEHFEQSYAYVLDGGKVDRRVVKTGRITHSFIEITEGLEEKEIVALDAYQRGLADFADAEKKAIVGDMPQPVPAQPGAK; this is encoded by the coding sequence ATGAAACCGATCTTCTCTTTCTCGATTGTTTTGGCTGTGATGGTCGCACTTGGTTTCGGTGCTATCAAAGTTCCGGGGCTGTTCGGCGATTCTCGCTCTGACTCCGATGAAGCGGCAACCTATGTCGTGAGGCGGCGTACCCTCAAAGATCGCATCATTGAACGCGGTACGATGGAAAGTCAGAAGACAGTCTACGGCAAATGTGAAATTCCTGGTCGAAATAAAATTACCTTCATCGTTCCCGAGGGGAGCCAGGTTAAGAAGGGTGACAAAGTAGCTGAGTTTGAGACGAATGATACTGACAAAGAGATTCAGAAAAAAGAAGTTGAAGTCAACGATGCCAAGGGGAAACACGCAGAGACCATTCAGGCTCTAGAGATACAACTCAACAAGAACAGCACAGATATTGCGACGGCTCAACTTGAATTCGAGTTGGCTGTGATCGACCTCGAAAAATACATCAAGGGCACGTTCGCTTCAGAGGAAGCCGACTTAGAGAGAGCAATCAAGGAAGCCCAAGCCGAACTAGAGAAAGTTCGAGACGAGCGAAACTACACCGAGCTGCTTGTAAAAAAAGGTTATCGCACACCGCAGCAATTGCTGGAAAAGGACCTCAACGTGCAGCGGTATGAGTTTCAAGTAGAGCGAGATCGTCGAAAACTGGAAGTCCTTCGCGAATACGAGAAGAAACGCCAAGAGACGGAGTTGAAAGCGAAGGCAATAGAAAACGAATTGAAACTCGCACGATCCAAAAAAACAGCTGAGGCCGAGCAGAAGAAGGCTGAGGCGGCAGTCGCCAACGCCAAGAACTCAGTAAAGATCCACGAACAACAGTTGGATGAACTGAAGGAGTTGCGTAAAAAATGCACGTTGCTCGCCGAGCAAGACGGAACGGTCGCGTATGCAAATGAGCGGTGGTATGATGCGTCCCAGAGAATTCGCGAAGGAACGGAAATGTATTCTGGACGCGATGTCTACTATCTTCCCGACATGACTCGGATGCAAGTTAAGGCGCAAGTGCACGAGTCGGTCATTGATCGCATCAAGGTCGGACAACATGCGGTGATTCGACTGGACGCCTTCACGGATATCAAATTGGCGGGAACAATCTCCTCTGTGGCGGGAATGGCTGCTAGTAGTTATTCCAATGTGCAGAACTATGAGACAATCGTGCAGATCGACGAATTGCCGGAAGGCTTGGCAATCAAACCTGGCATGACGGCTGAGGTCGATATTCTTGTGGGAACCTATGAGGATGTACTCGCTGTCCCGGTCAGCGCAGTGACTGAGCATTTTGAGCAATCATACGCGTATGTGCTGGATGGTGGTAAGGTGGACCGACGGGTGGTCAAGACTGGACGGATCACGCATTCTTTCATAGAAATTACTGAGGGTCTCGAAGAGAAAGAGATCGTTGCCCTGGACGCTTACCAACGCGGCCTCGCAGATTTTGCCGATGCTGAGAAGAAAGCGATTGTCGGTGACATGCCCCAGCCTGTGCCTGCTCAGCCGGGGGCCAAGTAA
- a CDS encoding TolC family protein, giving the protein MSMCVLVLSCALLDGCNRTKYRRAADRESYCLIESRETDPRWEVPIRTVEPQPASRMYFAAEQDCGLKPQDDPAAHQYMDYPDGFNNTKYYSKIGDKGYTENPMWAEFLPRNNEGEIELNQPLAMDLALLNSREYQTQYESVYLTALDLSSNRFEFDAQWFGGVGADFTATGEDLGDSRFLDVTASRLGFTKNLPGGGQFATGVLNNLFWDFGSSGIEGGSAALVTTFTQPLLRGAFRYVRLESLTQAERNLLYSVRDFARFRRLFYVDVATGYLNLLNRLQGIRNARSNVENLRQNLVEYNFYVQLEIKSQIERDQVFQQYQNGRSSLLGSEQGFAQALDAYRFQLGLPSWVPLELDESLLTQFELVNPEIITLQEESQELFISLMEYLPPTEAPRSVLQSTFDEYREIRDRVEAFVPEVDEELNKWIGQLKKVEMASLSADDRMDMEQQVSYAEDVEELLTEMKDALADRATFDKDLQELIHAASAEGLQATVDPLQVDDEERPMTPNGQAWEALQQAIGEQLRGELADLYLAQTLVRLFLIEIEPHDVQQESAITYALNNRLDVMNSKATVMDAFRRVEVAADALESDLTVSGGVTIGSDPSINNAYRFDSSANRYRVGVEFDGPLNRLNERNVYRATQIAYQRASRSYIADKDLVANEVREILRQLELSRLNFQIARQTLVAATRQVDQTQIDLRRSSAADSNLTLLLLGALDGQLSARNNLISNWVQYRIQKMNLFAALDMLYLDETGHWINEESGWEELANFHAIDPDYFPPQFSDEMAGIQDRASEEEDGQSVSDGEPELLPPPEMPPIPELIAP; this is encoded by the coding sequence ATGTCTATGTGCGTTCTTGTGCTCTCGTGCGCGCTGCTCGATGGGTGTAACCGGACCAAGTACCGACGCGCCGCGGATCGAGAATCCTATTGCTTGATCGAGAGCCGTGAAACCGACCCAAGGTGGGAGGTTCCGATTCGGACAGTCGAACCGCAACCCGCTTCCCGCATGTATTTTGCTGCGGAGCAGGACTGTGGTCTGAAACCGCAGGACGATCCCGCCGCCCATCAATACATGGACTATCCCGATGGTTTCAACAATACGAAGTACTACTCGAAAATCGGCGACAAGGGCTATACCGAGAATCCGATGTGGGCAGAGTTCCTGCCGCGGAACAACGAAGGAGAGATTGAGCTAAATCAGCCGCTCGCGATGGATCTGGCCCTGCTGAACAGTCGAGAGTATCAAACACAATATGAATCGGTTTATCTAACTGCTCTTGATCTCTCCAGCAATCGATTTGAGTTCGACGCGCAATGGTTCGGAGGAGTCGGCGCTGATTTTACGGCAACCGGCGAGGACTTGGGGGACTCGCGGTTTCTCGATGTCACAGCTAGCCGACTGGGCTTCACCAAGAACTTGCCTGGTGGGGGACAGTTTGCGACAGGTGTGTTGAACAACCTGTTTTGGGATTTTGGATCTAGTGGCATCGAGGGGGGCTCGGCAGCTCTGGTCACGACCTTCACTCAGCCCTTGTTGCGAGGTGCATTTCGTTATGTCCGGCTGGAAAGTCTCACTCAGGCAGAACGCAATCTGCTTTATTCGGTACGCGATTTCGCTAGGTTTCGCCGACTTTTCTACGTTGATGTTGCTACAGGTTATTTGAACCTTCTCAACCGGTTACAGGGCATTCGAAACGCACGCAGTAATGTGGAAAACCTGCGTCAGAATCTGGTGGAATACAACTTCTACGTGCAGCTGGAAATCAAATCACAAATCGAGCGTGACCAGGTCTTCCAGCAATATCAAAATGGCCGTTCGTCGCTGTTGGGGTCCGAACAAGGTTTTGCTCAAGCCCTGGACGCCTATCGCTTTCAACTAGGGCTGCCGTCCTGGGTGCCATTAGAATTAGACGAATCCCTGCTCACTCAGTTCGAATTAGTCAATCCAGAGATTATCACGCTTCAGGAGGAATCGCAGGAGCTATTCATATCGCTCATGGAGTATCTCCCTCCAACGGAGGCCCCTCGGTCCGTACTGCAGTCGACGTTCGATGAGTATCGTGAGATCCGAGATCGTGTGGAAGCCTTCGTACCCGAGGTCGATGAGGAGTTAAACAAGTGGATAGGACAGTTAAAGAAGGTTGAGATGGCATCGCTCTCAGCAGACGATCGAATGGACATGGAGCAGCAAGTCTCCTATGCCGAAGATGTCGAGGAACTACTGACAGAAATGAAGGACGCCCTGGCCGATCGCGCAACGTTCGACAAAGACCTGCAAGAGCTCATCCATGCAGCTAGTGCCGAAGGTTTGCAGGCGACAGTAGATCCGTTGCAAGTTGACGATGAAGAGCGGCCGATGACGCCCAACGGGCAAGCGTGGGAAGCACTTCAGCAGGCGATTGGCGAGCAGCTTCGAGGCGAGCTGGCCGACCTCTATTTGGCCCAGACCTTGGTGCGCCTGTTCTTGATCGAGATCGAGCCTCACGATGTGCAGCAAGAATCGGCCATCACTTATGCGCTCAATAATCGCTTGGACGTCATGAACAGCAAAGCGACCGTGATGGACGCTTTCAGAAGAGTCGAGGTTGCTGCGGACGCACTGGAAAGTGACCTAACGGTATCGGGCGGTGTGACGATTGGTAGCGATCCTTCGATCAACAATGCCTATCGCTTTGACTCCTCAGCCAACAGATATCGAGTAGGTGTCGAATTCGATGGCCCCCTCAATCGCCTCAACGAACGCAATGTCTACCGTGCGACACAAATTGCCTATCAGCGCGCCAGCCGCTCGTACATAGCCGACAAAGATCTAGTTGCGAACGAAGTTCGTGAGATTCTTCGCCAATTGGAATTGAGTCGGCTCAATTTCCAGATCGCCCGCCAGACGCTGGTCGCGGCGACACGACAGGTTGATCAGACACAGATCGATTTACGGCGAAGTTCGGCAGCCGATTCCAACCTTACTTTGCTGCTCTTGGGAGCGTTGGATGGTCAATTGAGTGCTCGGAACAATCTGATCTCGAACTGGGTCCAGTATCGCATTCAGAAGATGAATCTGTTCGCGGCTCTCGACATGCTCTACCTGGACGAAACCGGTCATTGGATCAATGAAGAGTCCGGGTGGGAAGAACTGGCTAATTTCCATGCGATAGATCCTGATTATTTCCCACCGCAGTTCTCGGATGAAATGGCAGGTATTCAGGACCGAGCGTCCGAGGAAGAAGATGGCCAATCAGTTTCCGATGGCGAGCCAGAACTGCTGCCTCCTCCTGAGATGCCACCGATTCCAGAATTGATTGCGCCTTGA
- a CDS encoding PQQ-dependent sugar dehydrogenase: MARGSGYKYTSKCGTLTTSAFLLAFGFLGAAYSFGAAVGLHRVVNGLNQPVFATFAPGDKERLFVLERTGTIKIVNLSTETIISTPFLTVPDTDSSSSEEGLLGLAFHPNYATNGKFYINVTVDDDGGTAATRTHIRGYTVSADPNVANPAATELLAFNQPQSNHNGGWIGFSPVDDYLYIMTGDGGNGNDTGTGHTAGIGNSQDITSNLLGKALRIDVDGTNGTGGNYGIPASNPFVGATGDDEIWAYGLRNPYRASFDRQTGDLWIGDVGQGSREEIDFQPASDTGGRNYGWRVREGFIQNPAYPNDPTPAGAVNPEYDYPRGGGAAVTGGYVYRGPDPELQGQYFFGDSQQNFIRTFDPSNPIGTATNIHGSLPPDAGTLNAPVSFAEDFYGNLYVLDYTGEIFRFVTDAVVPGDFNGDGKVDGDDLAKWQASYDLDGGADADDDGDSDGADFLIWQRNFGKTAQDPPSPLSSEPHQVPEPATFALLAAGILASWCARRR, from the coding sequence ATGGCACGGGGATCTGGCTATAAGTACACATCTAAATGCGGCACTCTAACAACCTCAGCGTTTCTGCTGGCCTTCGGGTTTTTGGGAGCGGCATACTCGTTTGGTGCTGCTGTGGGTTTGCATCGGGTGGTTAATGGCTTGAATCAGCCCGTGTTTGCCACATTTGCTCCGGGGGATAAAGAGCGCCTGTTTGTCTTGGAAAGAACTGGCACTATCAAGATTGTTAACTTGTCGACTGAGACAATTATCTCGACTCCGTTCCTGACGGTTCCAGACACGGATAGCAGCAGTAGTGAGGAGGGCCTGCTTGGCCTGGCTTTCCATCCGAACTACGCAACGAATGGCAAGTTTTACATCAACGTGACAGTGGACGATGACGGCGGTACGGCAGCGACACGCACTCACATTCGAGGATACACGGTCTCGGCGGATCCGAATGTTGCCAATCCAGCGGCAACGGAACTGCTCGCTTTCAATCAACCGCAGTCTAATCATAACGGCGGCTGGATCGGTTTTAGTCCGGTCGATGATTACCTGTACATCATGACTGGTGACGGAGGTAATGGAAACGATACTGGCACAGGCCACACGGCCGGCATCGGCAACTCTCAAGACATCACTTCCAACTTGCTTGGAAAAGCGCTGAGGATCGATGTCGATGGTACGAACGGCACGGGAGGTAATTATGGCATTCCTGCTTCGAATCCGTTTGTCGGTGCTACAGGGGATGATGAAATCTGGGCCTATGGACTTCGTAATCCCTATCGGGCAAGTTTTGACAGACAAACGGGTGACCTCTGGATCGGGGATGTCGGACAAGGCTCTCGTGAGGAGATCGATTTTCAACCAGCCTCCGACACCGGCGGAAGGAACTACGGATGGCGAGTTCGAGAAGGATTCATTCAAAACCCAGCCTATCCGAATGATCCTACTCCTGCTGGGGCAGTTAACCCAGAGTACGACTATCCTCGCGGTGGTGGGGCCGCGGTGACTGGTGGCTATGTCTATCGTGGTCCTGATCCGGAATTGCAAGGACAGTATTTTTTTGGCGATTCTCAGCAGAATTTTATTCGCACATTCGACCCCTCGAATCCTATTGGGACCGCAACCAACATCCATGGTTCGCTGCCTCCTGATGCCGGTACGCTCAATGCGCCTGTCTCTTTCGCCGAGGATTTCTATGGAAATCTTTACGTCTTAGATTACACGGGAGAAATATTTCGTTTTGTCACCGATGCCGTTGTTCCTGGGGATTTCAACGGCGACGGGAAAGTCGATGGTGATGACCTGGCAAAGTGGCAAGCAAGTTACGACTTGGACGGTGGCGCCGATGCGGATGACGACGGCGACAGTGATGGTGCCGACTTCCTCATCTGGCAACGCAATTTCGGCAAGACGGCTCAGGATCCGCCGAGTCCCTTGAGCAGCGAACCGCATCAAGTTCCCGAGCCAGCAACATTTGCGCTGTTGGCTGCTGGAATACTCGCTAGTTGGTGTGCTCGGCGGAGGTGA
- a CDS encoding HD domain-containing protein — protein sequence MKHSKVRRQIAWEAARLIREQPEMRHSDARREAVERLYPQGIRQVDIPSDAEVGQQMRTLARADQPTDWDRRFQLYAELLHPLVDVKQNPCSHPEGDALYHSLQVFLLVREEIPYDEELLTAALLHDVGKAIDRKQPQAATLKALLGIVTERTLWFLENLAAGSSHLNASLGIRARKRLETSEDFDELLCLAKCDLAGRQIGIVVPEVEEALEMLRELAVSHDDLSDSE from the coding sequence GTGAAGCATTCGAAAGTACGCCGCCAGATCGCTTGGGAAGCAGCTCGCCTGATTCGTGAGCAACCAGAGATGCGCCACTCCGACGCCCGTCGCGAGGCCGTCGAGCGACTTTACCCACAGGGCATTCGGCAAGTCGACATACCTTCCGATGCAGAAGTTGGTCAGCAAATGCGTACACTCGCACGGGCCGATCAGCCCACAGATTGGGACCGTCGTTTTCAACTTTATGCCGAATTGCTGCATCCCCTTGTTGATGTGAAACAGAATCCCTGCTCCCATCCTGAAGGAGATGCGCTCTACCACAGCCTGCAAGTTTTCTTGCTTGTCCGAGAGGAAATTCCGTACGATGAGGAATTACTCACAGCGGCATTGCTGCACGACGTGGGTAAAGCCATCGATCGCAAGCAACCCCAGGCTGCCACGCTCAAGGCACTATTAGGAATTGTAACCGAGCGTACTCTGTGGTTTCTCGAAAATCTGGCGGCTGGGAGTTCGCACTTGAACGCTTCGTTGGGAATCCGTGCCCGCAAGAGGCTTGAAACCTCAGAAGATTTCGATGAGCTCTTGTGTTTAGCAAAGTGTGATTTGGCAGGGCGACAAATTGGCATAGTCGTGCCTGAAGTCGAGGAAGCCTTAGAAATGCTGCGAGAACTGGCCGTCTCGCATGATGATTTGTCTGATTCAGAATAG
- a CDS encoding HD-GYP domain-containing protein encodes MTKLQIRSRCFLLALLVSAQAGCLLFGVAWATGWLWDTYQFVVNDYVSSAGRAEAHELAIEVKALGVTTSEPGTQDWQKLQQLCEITNIPNDGVLCIMRRDNGALLCHPDLKADPGLLRLFPGKSLLTNDETSGPITQLVREAESQRLPVVNGKVELYGQLHTFTGFSMPSINAILGVYQSNVSIASFAASTIRPVMQIGYILVAFIVGATAMITIFLLNRYEDGLADSNSKLEEQVTERTQSLVRTRNAVTFGLARLAEFRDIATGKHLERIRSYVSILATEMARTNPEIAPGFVADLAAASSLHDIGKVGIPDAILLKPDQLKPSERKAIEMHTTFGKECLSAIRKQLGNDDFLEVAEQIAATHHEHWDGSGYPQGLQGKEIPLTGRIVALADVYDALTSDRPYKKAVSHEAAREWIVTRYAQQFDPAVVEAFVAREDDFRRICHSKRDTRTKAAQKTNPVSDSCEFDSAVLAVTR; translated from the coding sequence ATGACCAAACTACAAATCCGAAGCCGGTGTTTCCTCTTGGCGCTGTTGGTTTCCGCACAAGCGGGGTGCCTTCTTTTTGGAGTCGCTTGGGCGACTGGATGGCTTTGGGATACTTATCAATTTGTCGTCAACGACTATGTTTCCTCCGCTGGACGGGCCGAAGCTCATGAATTGGCGATCGAAGTGAAGGCCTTAGGAGTCACCACATCTGAACCTGGCACGCAGGATTGGCAGAAACTACAGCAGCTATGTGAAATCACAAACATTCCAAACGACGGTGTGCTCTGCATCATGCGTAGAGACAATGGTGCTTTGCTCTGCCATCCAGATCTCAAGGCCGATCCAGGGCTATTGCGATTGTTTCCAGGAAAAAGCCTCCTGACTAACGACGAAACTTCCGGCCCGATCACGCAGTTAGTCCGGGAAGCAGAGTCCCAAAGACTGCCTGTGGTCAATGGCAAAGTGGAACTTTATGGGCAATTGCATACGTTTACGGGCTTTAGCATGCCCAGCATCAATGCAATCTTGGGCGTTTACCAATCGAACGTGTCCATCGCTTCGTTTGCTGCATCGACGATTCGGCCGGTCATGCAAATCGGTTACATCCTCGTTGCATTTATCGTCGGAGCTACGGCGATGATCACCATATTTCTACTGAATCGGTATGAAGATGGACTAGCTGATTCTAATTCGAAGCTCGAAGAACAGGTCACCGAGCGAACTCAATCCCTGGTACGCACACGCAACGCGGTTACATTCGGACTGGCCCGCCTAGCCGAGTTTCGTGACATTGCCACCGGGAAGCATTTGGAACGGATCCGGTCGTATGTGTCCATCCTAGCTACAGAAATGGCTCGTACGAATCCTGAGATCGCGCCGGGTTTTGTAGCTGACCTCGCGGCAGCTTCTTCGCTTCATGACATTGGCAAAGTCGGCATTCCTGATGCGATACTTCTTAAACCCGATCAACTAAAGCCCAGTGAACGCAAGGCGATTGAAATGCATACAACATTCGGGAAGGAATGTCTGTCTGCGATTCGAAAGCAACTCGGCAACGACGATTTCTTGGAGGTTGCCGAGCAGATTGCTGCAACCCATCATGAACACTGGGATGGCAGCGGCTATCCCCAGGGACTGCAAGGAAAGGAAATACCACTGACTGGCCGAATCGTTGCTTTGGCAGATGTGTATGACGCGCTCACATCCGATCGCCCCTATAAGAAGGCAGTATCACATGAGGCGGCGCGTGAGTGGATTGTCACTCGCTACGCGCAGCAATTCGACCCCGCAGTAGTTGAGGCCTTCGTTGCCCGCGAAGATGATTTTCGCCGTATTTGTCATAGCAAACGCGATACTCGAACCAAAGCGGCTCAGAAAACTAACCCTGTCTCAGACTCATGCGAATTCGATAGTGCGGTATTGGCTGTGACCAGATAG
- the hydA gene encoding dihydropyrimidinase, with protein MSLLIKNGRIITASEDFFGDILCEEEVIAQIAPHIDAGKNIEVIDASGKYVFPGFIDPHVHIYLPFMGTYAKDTYETASRAALVGGTTTLIEMCCPSRSEDPLESYELWLSRAAESGCDYTFHMGVSRFDDQTEGKLREIVNRGIASFKIFLAYKGALGINDEELFRTLALAKQLGVIVTAHCENETLVAQLQARLLSEGKTGPEWQNDSRPPHVEAEGVHHLMTFAEMTGAHVYCVHTSCREALQAVQEAQLRGVHAWVESVIPHFVLDKSYTEKPDFEGAKYVMSPPLRDETQHDALWAALRSRLISTVGTDHAPFDFIGQKDMGRDDFSKIPNGIPSVQDRVNILYTHGVCKGRIDLNTFVDAASTQAARLFGMYPRKGTIQVGSDADLVIYDPNYRGTLSVENQEMAVDYNAFEGWEIEGRPSAVTVRGKVQVRDGKFVGELGHGQLLTRKPTHF; from the coding sequence ATGTCTCTATTAATCAAGAACGGTCGCATCATCACGGCTTCAGAGGATTTTTTCGGAGACATTCTCTGCGAAGAGGAAGTCATCGCTCAGATTGCTCCGCATATTGATGCAGGAAAGAATATCGAGGTCATTGATGCCTCAGGGAAATATGTGTTTCCTGGGTTCATCGATCCTCATGTGCATATCTACCTCCCTTTCATGGGGACCTATGCCAAGGATACCTACGAGACTGCAAGCCGAGCAGCACTCGTCGGTGGGACTACGACATTGATCGAGATGTGTTGTCCTTCCCGTAGCGAAGATCCCTTGGAGAGCTACGAATTGTGGCTCTCTCGTGCTGCGGAGAGTGGCTGTGACTATACGTTCCACATGGGGGTTTCAAGATTCGACGATCAGACCGAGGGCAAGCTGCGCGAAATCGTCAATCGAGGCATTGCTTCGTTTAAGATCTTCCTGGCGTACAAAGGGGCTTTGGGTATCAACGACGAAGAACTTTTTAGGACTCTAGCTCTGGCCAAGCAATTGGGTGTGATTGTCACCGCGCATTGCGAGAATGAAACGCTCGTCGCCCAACTGCAGGCTCGGCTACTAAGCGAAGGGAAGACTGGACCAGAGTGGCAAAACGATTCACGACCTCCACATGTTGAAGCGGAAGGGGTGCATCACTTGATGACCTTTGCCGAAATGACTGGTGCCCATGTTTACTGTGTCCATACATCATGTCGAGAAGCCCTTCAAGCGGTACAAGAGGCCCAGTTGCGAGGAGTCCATGCTTGGGTCGAATCGGTGATTCCGCATTTCGTGCTCGACAAGTCCTACACGGAAAAACCTGATTTCGAGGGTGCCAAGTACGTCATGTCCCCCCCGTTGCGCGATGAAACTCAGCACGACGCCCTCTGGGCGGCGCTCAGGTCGCGTTTGATCAGCACCGTCGGGACCGATCATGCCCCGTTCGATTTCATAGGTCAGAAGGATATGGGCCGGGACGATTTCAGCAAGATCCCCAACGGTATCCCCTCGGTCCAGGATCGAGTCAATATCCTCTACACCCACGGTGTTTGCAAAGGACGCATCGACCTGAATACGTTTGTCGATGCTGCCAGCACCCAAGCTGCCCGTCTCTTTGGAATGTATCCTCGCAAGGGGACGATTCAAGTGGGCAGCGATGCTGACTTAGTGATTTATGATCCCAACTACCGAGGGACGCTGTCGGTCGAAAACCAAGAAATGGCAGTCGACTACAACGCTTTCGAAGGTTGGGAGATCGAAGGGCGACCAAGCGCTGTGACTGTTCGCGGCAAAGTTCAAGTGCGCGACGGTAAGTTCGTCGGTGAACTTGGTCACGGGCAACTCTTGACGCGCAAGCCAACACACTTTTAG
- a CDS encoding class I SAM-dependent methyltransferase — MEVASIPDLSLSECLRITANQFDIQTIAERKIDATSVLEYYQQSDRGYRLFHSRDGAMHVALNCGEEFATTGYLGQVELIAERLKHGDRILEVGCGVGFNLRNLAIRLPDCQFLGVDLSADHIQSARKDAAELNNVEIQQGDFHSLKFANASFDVVFAVECLCQGSDWRGTLAEIQRVLRPGGRLIVIDCFRDAPLENYDSDLQLAARLVEKTMAVEEFAVLAMWLQQADNEGLRLLEQRDLSNDISHNLARFYSLSRRFFKMPMAARAFLKAFPQRLLENAISGLLMPFTVGSGVHRYYMLTLKKQ, encoded by the coding sequence ATGGAAGTTGCCTCGATTCCCGACTTATCGCTTAGTGAGTGTTTGCGGATCACAGCCAATCAATTCGACATCCAGACCATTGCTGAACGCAAAATCGACGCCACGAGTGTGCTCGAGTATTATCAACAGAGCGATCGGGGCTATCGGCTGTTTCATTCACGCGATGGGGCCATGCATGTGGCCCTCAATTGCGGGGAAGAATTTGCCACAACTGGCTATCTTGGGCAAGTCGAGTTGATCGCCGAGAGGTTGAAGCACGGCGATAGAATTCTGGAAGTCGGTTGTGGAGTAGGTTTCAATCTCCGCAATCTGGCAATCCGCCTGCCTGATTGTCAATTCTTGGGAGTCGATCTCTCAGCGGATCACATCCAGTCAGCTCGCAAGGATGCAGCCGAGTTGAATAATGTAGAAATTCAACAGGGTGATTTTCATTCGCTCAAGTTTGCTAATGCTTCGTTCGACGTGGTATTCGCTGTCGAATGCCTGTGCCAAGGCTCCGATTGGCGGGGCACCCTTGCCGAAATTCAGAGGGTGTTGCGTCCCGGCGGAAGGCTAATTGTCATCGATTGTTTCCGGGACGCTCCGCTAGAAAACTATGACTCCGATCTGCAACTTGCCGCACGGTTGGTAGAAAAAACGATGGCTGTCGAAGAGTTTGCCGTGCTTGCAATGTGGCTTCAACAGGCGGACAATGAAGGCTTAAGATTGCTTGAGCAACGAGATTTGTCGAATGACATCAGCCACAACCTGGCCCGTTTCTACAGTTTGTCGCGCAGATTTTTCAAGATGCCGATGGCCGCTCGAGCATTTCTCAAGGCATTTCCTCAGCGACTATTAGAAAACGCAATCTCGGGACTGTTGATGCCTTTCACCGTGGGCAGTGGAGTGCATCGGTACTACATGCTGACGCTCAAGAAGCAATGA